GAGGCACGAAATGACGAAACAAGAATCCCACTGCTTTAGCTGTGGGAGTGTCAATAAAACAAAGATGATCTATTTTGAGAAAGAGGATATATTGCATCTGGCGATTTCTGAGGAACCAGAAAGTGCCAGTCTGGAACTCAGTCCCAATATCACCGCCGAATTGAACAGCGACGGTGAACTCATCGGTATTGAAATTCTAAATGCTAGTATCTTCATTCGGGATTCGATTTTAGAGTCCGCTCACGCAAAAATGCTATCACTCCCCAAAATCCAATCCACCTAATTCGGTATGGCACGCTTTAACAGATATAACGTGAATTCGACTTAAGTCCCCTCACTGTACTGCCACCGGAAATTCGGGCCACTCCCTAAACCAAGATTGTGATATAATACAATCTACTTTGAAGGCGGGCAGTATCTTTCAAATGCCTATATCTCAATGGTGAAGCATCGTAGGATTGAGATTTCGGTGGCACACAGAGGGTATCCTTGGGAGAACGGATACGCAGAAAGACTCATCCGCACCCTCATGGGAGCCTTCCGTGCGGAAAAAGATTGATGCATCTACCATTGGATACACATGTGGTGCTATGGCGGTCAATAACTTAACCTGCTGCATCAAAGGCGTGAGACCTACAGTATGAAGGATGTGCTATCCATTCATCCAACAGGTTGGGAGACCCACCCCCTACGGGACATATTTATCCAGCACCCCCGCGGGACGCTTTCATCCTCACATCCCCCAAAAAATAAACAGAACCAGTGGAAATTTTTACCCTTTCGCTTTGACTTTTTGCTTTATATATGTTATACTAAAATATATTATGTTTATAGAAAAAAGAAAACTAATAATCGTAGCAGCCCAAAATGTTACACTTCGCACCAAATTATTTTTTTCCAAAAGGGAGACTTACCAAAAAACGCCGCCGACCCCTTACAGTTACCCTGTTTTCTGCTAATCCCGATGTAACCCAAAATGTTACACAAGTGTAACATTTTAAGGAGAATTCTCCTGAAATCAGAACTGTATCCGAATTTTTCAGCCGAAAATGCTGGTTGACACAGAATCTGCATGTTGCTAAAATTACGCAACATCGGAGGGGCTCTTGTCTTGGGATAAAAAGGAGAAAAACAATGAATACCCTAAGCGACTTTGAAATCAAACAAAGAAAATATATGCCTGTCTTCCCAAAAGCGACCGGAAAACCGACTCCCTATATTGAAGGCTATCCCTACGAGGACGATGAACCTATGGCAGCAACCGGATTTCATGCTGAACAGATTGTTACCCTTGCCGACCAATTTTTTCGGTATTTTGAAATCAATGAACACATCTTCGTTGGGATCGACACTTTCATCTACTACCGAGAAGGCGATCA
This portion of the Candidatus Poribacteria bacterium genome encodes:
- a CDS encoding DUF2283 domain-containing protein, yielding MIYFEKEDILHLAISEEPESASLELSPNITAELNSDGELIGIEILNASIFIRDSILESAHAKMLSLPKIQST